One part of the Streptomyces ferrugineus genome encodes these proteins:
- a CDS encoding AbgT family transporter — MASNQTTEQAPLTGLMALLVRIERLGNKLPHPFWLFGVLSVLLALVSWALSAAGASAPNPTTGKTVTVRSLVSGDGLRMVIDDAVTNYATFPPLGTILVVMLGVAVADRSGMLPAMLRGAVARVPARWLTFTLAFTAMVAHVASDAAYVVLVPLGALAFRAVGRSPMLGAVVAFVSVSAGYDASPLVTPTDAVLAGLTTAAAQTVDPDHVVNPLSNYFFSIGSSLVLAVVITVVTEKVIARRVAAMPEEEEPDAPQTAAAPGDSLTLGADERRGLRHAGWAVLAYVAVIVAAMIPGSSPLRGEGGSVVQSPVLTGIAVVLAVAFLIAGAVYGRAVGTVRGGRDIPDHMAKGLREMAPILVLFFAISQFLAYFKWTGVGEVMAIRGADLLKSAGITGPWAFLGILLVCTVINLLVTSGSAQWALVGPVFVPMFMLLDIPPEVTQAVYRIADSCTNAATPMSAYFVMTLGVVQRYRRSAGIGTLLSLTLPLCLTMLAAWTLLFYAWWALGIPLGPGVPVR, encoded by the coding sequence GTGGCTTCCAACCAGACCACCGAACAGGCCCCGCTCACGGGGCTGATGGCCCTACTCGTGCGCATCGAGCGACTGGGCAACAAACTCCCCCATCCCTTCTGGCTGTTCGGCGTGCTCAGCGTCCTGCTCGCCCTCGTCAGCTGGGCGTTGTCCGCCGCCGGCGCCTCCGCGCCGAACCCCACCACCGGCAAGACGGTCACCGTCCGCAGTCTCGTCTCGGGCGACGGGCTGCGCATGGTGATCGACGACGCGGTGACCAACTACGCCACCTTCCCGCCGCTCGGCACGATCCTGGTCGTCATGCTCGGCGTCGCCGTCGCCGACCGGTCGGGCATGCTCCCGGCGATGCTGCGGGGCGCCGTCGCCCGGGTCCCGGCCCGCTGGCTGACGTTCACGCTGGCGTTCACCGCGATGGTCGCGCACGTCGCCTCCGACGCGGCCTATGTGGTGCTGGTGCCGCTCGGCGCGCTGGCCTTCCGGGCCGTGGGCCGCAGCCCGATGCTCGGCGCCGTCGTGGCCTTCGTGTCGGTGTCCGCCGGGTACGACGCGAGCCCGCTGGTCACCCCGACCGACGCCGTGCTCGCCGGGCTCACCACCGCCGCCGCGCAGACCGTCGACCCGGACCACGTGGTCAATCCGCTGTCCAACTACTTCTTCTCCATCGGGTCGTCGCTGGTGCTGGCCGTGGTCATCACCGTCGTCACGGAGAAGGTCATCGCCCGGCGCGTGGCGGCCATGCCGGAGGAGGAAGAGCCGGATGCCCCGCAGACCGCGGCGGCCCCCGGTGACTCCCTGACCCTCGGCGCCGACGAGCGACGCGGGCTGCGCCACGCCGGCTGGGCGGTGCTGGCGTACGTCGCGGTCATCGTCGCGGCGATGATCCCGGGCTCCTCGCCGCTGCGGGGCGAGGGCGGCAGCGTCGTGCAGTCGCCGGTGCTGACCGGGATCGCGGTGGTGCTCGCGGTGGCGTTCCTGATCGCGGGCGCGGTGTACGGACGGGCCGTGGGCACCGTGCGCGGCGGCCGGGACATCCCCGACCACATGGCGAAGGGGCTGCGTGAGATGGCGCCGATCCTGGTGCTGTTCTTCGCGATCTCCCAGTTCCTGGCCTACTTCAAGTGGACCGGCGTCGGCGAGGTCATGGCGATCCGGGGCGCCGACCTGCTGAAGTCGGCCGGCATCACCGGACCATGGGCGTTCCTCGGCATCCTGCTCGTGTGCACGGTGATCAACCTCCTGGTCACCAGCGGCTCCGCCCAATGGGCCCTGGTCGGCCCGGTGTTCGTGCCGATGTTCATGCTCCTCGACATCCCGCCCGAGGTGACCCAGGCGGTCTACCGCATCGCCGACTCCTGCACCAACGCGGCCACCCCGATGAGCGCCTACTTCGTCATGACCCTGGGCGTCGTCCAGCGCTACCGCCGCTCGGCCGGCATCGGCACGCTGCTCTCCCTGACCCTGCCGCTGTGCCTGACCATGCTCGCGGCCTGGACGCTGCTGTTCTACGCGTGGTGGGCCCTCGGCATCCCGCTGGGCCCGGGAGTTCCCGTCCGCTGA
- a CDS encoding gluconokinase yields MSPSTHSRPPCIVVIGVSGTGKTTTARLLAKRLDIPFAEADDLHPSANIAKMSAGVPLDDADRQPWLEAIGRRLREGDVAGTGCVVACSALKRRYRDTLRAACPGAFFLHLTAGQEVLEERIGRRTGHFMPKTLIDSQLAALEPLEPDERGAALDAGPAPPTIADKAMELLARR; encoded by the coding sequence ATGTCCCCGAGCACCCACTCCCGCCCCCCGTGCATCGTGGTCATAGGAGTCTCCGGCACCGGCAAGACGACGACGGCCCGACTGCTCGCGAAGAGGCTGGACATCCCCTTCGCGGAGGCCGACGACCTGCACCCGTCGGCCAACATCGCCAAGATGTCGGCCGGTGTCCCGCTCGACGACGCCGACCGGCAGCCCTGGTTGGAGGCCATCGGCCGCAGGCTGCGCGAGGGCGACGTGGCCGGCACCGGCTGCGTGGTCGCCTGCTCCGCGCTGAAGCGGCGCTACCGGGACACCCTGCGAGCGGCCTGTCCCGGCGCCTTCTTCCTGCATCTGACGGCCGGTCAGGAGGTGCTGGAGGAGCGGATCGGCCGCCGCACCGGCCACTTCATGCCGAAGACGCTGATCGACTCCCAGCTCGCCGCGCTCGAACCCCTCGAACCGGACGAGCGGGGAGCCGCGCTCGACGCGGGACCGGCTCCCCCCACGATCGCCGACAAAGCGATGGAGCTGCTGGCACGGCGATGA
- a CDS encoding glycoside hydrolase family 15 protein, which yields MHHPDPPFRPIRRREGYPPLEDLGLIGDGATTALVGLDGSIPWMCVPRFDAEPVFCGLLDHARGGHFTLAPEDLVEARQRYEPDTGVLTTELRGRTGTVRVTDALALRSGADLTDDAPADRSELVRSAVVLAGHVRLRAELEPRGGARAQALFSGLEVRPSRRPDLRLHLRSNRPLTGLHSTHDLQQGDRLDLVLSWGRFHRHHRLDTDATLRGTVDSWRRWMRHFAYDGPEEPLVRRAALTLKLCDDWANGSLVAAPTSSLPAPIGGIRNWDYRYAWIRDAAFAVFALRRIGFRGEADSFLGWVLDAFEYSRQPRIMYDLRGEPVPDEVEDGELEGYRRSAPVRWGNGAADQRQHDVYGEILDCADQWLGSGGEIQPALWAGLAELADAAERAWREPDQGIWEVRSEGRAFTYSAGLCQVALDRAARMGQRFGLPGRVAQWRASADRLSRLILEQSWDETAQTLSAHLDGGGTLDASLLALPLRQVVPVDHPRMVATATAVAERLSAGDGLLYRYLHKESPDGLAGDEGAFVLCSFWLVDNLVGQGRIDEAEELYASLCARASPLGLLSEQINPSTGEFMGNFPQAFSHIGVIASGVNLARARAGGRR from the coding sequence GCGACCACCGCGCTGGTCGGCCTGGACGGATCCATCCCGTGGATGTGCGTGCCCCGGTTCGACGCCGAACCCGTCTTCTGCGGCTTGCTGGACCATGCGCGAGGCGGGCACTTCACCCTGGCGCCGGAGGACCTGGTGGAGGCGCGGCAGCGCTACGAACCGGACACCGGCGTACTCACCACCGAGTTGCGCGGCCGCACCGGCACGGTGCGCGTCACCGATGCGCTGGCCCTGCGCTCCGGCGCCGACCTGACCGACGACGCACCGGCCGACCGGTCCGAACTCGTGCGTTCGGCAGTCGTGTTGGCCGGGCACGTCCGCCTGCGCGCGGAACTGGAGCCGCGCGGCGGTGCGCGGGCGCAGGCGCTGTTCAGCGGACTGGAGGTGCGGCCCTCCCGGCGTCCGGACCTGCGGCTCCACCTACGGTCCAACCGTCCCCTGACCGGCCTGCACAGCACCCACGACCTGCAGCAGGGCGACCGCCTCGATCTCGTGCTGTCCTGGGGCCGCTTCCACCGCCACCACCGGCTCGACACCGACGCCACGCTGCGGGGAACCGTCGACTCATGGCGCCGCTGGATGCGCCACTTCGCCTACGACGGACCCGAGGAACCCCTGGTCAGGCGGGCCGCACTGACGCTGAAACTGTGCGACGACTGGGCCAACGGCTCCCTGGTCGCGGCACCCACCTCCTCCCTGCCCGCCCCGATCGGCGGAATCCGCAACTGGGACTACCGCTACGCCTGGATCCGCGATGCCGCGTTCGCGGTGTTCGCCCTGCGCCGCATCGGCTTCCGCGGCGAGGCCGACTCCTTCCTCGGCTGGGTCCTCGACGCCTTCGAGTACAGCCGACAGCCCCGGATCATGTACGACCTCCGGGGCGAACCGGTGCCCGACGAGGTCGAGGACGGCGAACTGGAGGGCTACCGGCGCTCCGCCCCAGTGCGCTGGGGAAACGGCGCGGCCGACCAGCGCCAGCACGACGTATACGGAGAGATCCTCGACTGCGCCGACCAGTGGCTGGGCAGCGGCGGCGAGATCCAGCCCGCGCTGTGGGCCGGCCTGGCCGAGCTGGCCGATGCCGCGGAGCGGGCCTGGCGGGAGCCGGACCAGGGCATCTGGGAGGTGCGCAGCGAGGGCCGGGCGTTCACCTACTCGGCCGGGCTGTGCCAGGTGGCGCTGGACCGGGCCGCGCGGATGGGGCAGCGGTTCGGGCTGCCCGGGCGCGTCGCCCAGTGGCGTGCCTCGGCCGATCGGCTGAGCCGGCTCATCCTGGAGCAGTCCTGGGACGAGACCGCGCAGACCCTCAGCGCACACCTCGACGGCGGCGGCACCCTGGACGCCAGCCTGCTCGCGCTCCCGCTGCGCCAGGTGGTGCCGGTCGATCATCCGCGGATGGTGGCGACCGCCACGGCCGTCGCCGAGCGGCTGTCGGCGGGCGACGGGCTGCTCTACCGCTATCTGCACAAGGAGTCGCCCGACGGCCTGGCCGGTGACGAGGGCGCGTTCGTGTTGTGCAGCTTCTGGCTGGTCGACAACCTGGTCGGTCAGGGCCGGATCGACGAGGCCGAGGAACTGTATGCCTCGCTGTGTGCCCGGGCGAGCCCGCTGGGGCTGCTGTCGGAGCAGATCAACCCGTCCACAGGAGAGTTCATGGGCAACTTCCCTCAGGCGTTCAGCCATATCGGGGTCATCGCCAGCGGGGTGAACCTCGCCCGCGCGAGGGCGGGAGGGCGACGGTGA
- a CDS encoding M20 family metallopeptidase produces the protein MSPRRIESLARTALPEITGDLRTLVELETPSHDKELLDRGLAAVEEWTHRRLGPPDLARRYDGGPHGDMLELLYEGTAPATVLVLCHYDTVWPAGTLAEWPFRVTDDGSASGPGAFDMKCGLVQAVWALRLLRELDLPRPAVRLFLNGDEEIGSPASRPHIERLSEDAAATLVCEASAGQEGALKTSRKGVGLFEVTVRGVEAHAGLDPCAGASAVHALAELVSRIAALASRERGTTVNVGLIGGGTGTNVIAGRAHCGIDVRIAVPAEAARIDAGLAALRAADPRVRVTVTGGWNRPPMVPGPGSQLLFKQAQSIAGELGWRLAETSVGGASDGNFVAALGRPVLDGLGAVGGGAHARHEHVLLDHVPTRTALLAGLLTAHAQ, from the coding sequence GTGTCCCCGCGCCGTATAGAGTCCCTGGCCCGCACCGCCCTGCCCGAGATCACCGGCGACCTGCGCACCCTGGTCGAGCTGGAAACCCCCAGCCATGACAAGGAACTGCTGGACCGGGGCCTCGCGGCCGTGGAGGAGTGGACGCACCGGCGGCTCGGCCCGCCCGACCTGGCCCGGCGGTACGACGGCGGCCCGCACGGCGACATGCTGGAGCTGCTGTACGAGGGCACGGCGCCCGCCACCGTGCTGGTGCTGTGCCACTACGACACCGTGTGGCCGGCCGGCACCCTCGCCGAGTGGCCGTTCCGGGTGACCGACGACGGCTCGGCGAGCGGGCCGGGCGCCTTCGACATGAAGTGCGGCCTGGTGCAGGCCGTCTGGGCGCTGCGGCTGCTGCGCGAGCTGGACCTGCCGCGCCCCGCCGTACGGCTGTTCCTCAACGGCGACGAGGAGATCGGCAGCCCCGCCTCCCGCCCGCACATCGAGCGGCTGAGCGAGGACGCGGCGGCCACGCTGGTGTGCGAGGCGTCGGCCGGGCAGGAGGGGGCGCTGAAGACGTCCCGCAAGGGCGTCGGGCTGTTCGAGGTGACGGTGCGGGGCGTGGAGGCGCACGCGGGCCTCGATCCATGCGCGGGCGCGAGCGCGGTGCACGCCCTCGCCGAACTGGTCAGCCGGATCGCCGCCCTGGCCTCCCGGGAGCGCGGCACCACCGTCAACGTCGGCCTGATCGGCGGCGGTACGGGCACCAACGTCATCGCCGGGCGCGCCCACTGCGGCATCGACGTACGCATCGCCGTACCCGCCGAGGCGGCCAGGATCGACGCGGGGCTGGCCGCGCTGCGCGCCGCCGACCCCCGGGTCAGGGTCACCGTCACCGGCGGCTGGAACCGCCCGCCCATGGTGCCCGGCCCCGGCTCCCAGCTCCTGTTCAAGCAGGCGCAGTCGATCGCCGGCGAACTGGGGTGGCGGCTCGCGGAGACCTCCGTCGGCGGAGCGAGCGACGGCAATTTCGTCGCCGCGCTCGGCCGCCCCGTCCTCGACGGCCTCGGCGCGGTCGGCGGCGGCGCCCACGCCCGCCACGAACACGTCCTGCTCGACCACGTCCCCACGCGTACGGCACTGCTGGCGGGGCTGCTGACGGCACACGCGCAGTAG
- a CDS encoding Lrp/AsnC family transcriptional regulator, producing the protein MSLLDDDDLDLVAALQHAPRAPLSLLAEVLGVSASTVGRRLARLESDRLLRVIGQLDWSVSGEGHPWHVWVTAEPGRASEVAGRLAALPGTTLVAVTAGQADVYCSVLPERRAAVRDLLARSIPATPGVRSARSELVLSATTKSDAWRLPRLTEDQIHRLTAHAAQDTPTSAPPTPGTLTPDELRALRLLATDGRTTAAQISRRLDLGRSTAYRLTQSLLQRGLVRPRVEIEPSLLGYALEAVVALTVSPGAITKVAEALTGHPSARYVSTTAGHSCVVHQGVFRDEHGLAHFLTHDLAELPGVTSFDVSIVLEALRRHWLDRASGRLAAAADATDAPTSGLP; encoded by the coding sequence ATGTCGCTCCTGGACGACGACGATCTCGACCTCGTCGCCGCGCTCCAGCACGCCCCGCGCGCCCCGCTGAGCCTGCTCGCGGAGGTCCTGGGCGTGTCGGCGAGCACCGTGGGACGGCGGCTGGCCCGGCTGGAGTCGGACCGGCTGCTGCGGGTGATCGGCCAGCTCGACTGGTCGGTGTCCGGCGAGGGCCACCCCTGGCACGTCTGGGTGACGGCGGAACCCGGCCGCGCCTCCGAAGTCGCCGGCCGTCTCGCCGCGTTGCCCGGCACCACTCTGGTCGCCGTCACCGCCGGCCAGGCGGACGTGTACTGCTCGGTCCTGCCCGAACGCCGCGCCGCCGTGCGGGATCTGCTCGCCCGGAGCATCCCCGCCACCCCCGGCGTGCGCTCGGCCCGCTCCGAACTCGTCCTGTCCGCCACCACCAAGTCCGACGCCTGGCGCCTGCCCCGCCTGACCGAGGACCAGATCCACCGCCTCACCGCCCACGCGGCCCAGGACACCCCCACGTCCGCCCCGCCCACCCCCGGCACCCTCACTCCCGACGAACTGCGCGCCCTGCGCCTGCTCGCCACCGACGGCCGTACGACCGCCGCCCAGATCTCCCGCCGGCTGGACCTCGGCCGGTCCACGGCCTACCGGCTGACCCAGTCCCTGCTCCAACGCGGCCTGGTCCGCCCGAGGGTGGAGATCGAACCCTCGCTCCTCGGCTACGCGCTGGAGGCGGTCGTCGCCCTGACTGTCTCCCCCGGCGCGATCACCAAGGTGGCCGAAGCCCTCACCGGCCACCCGTCCGCCCGCTACGTCTCCACCACCGCGGGCCACTCCTGCGTGGTCCACCAGGGCGTCTTCCGCGACGAGCACGGCCTGGCCCACTTCCTCACCCACGACCTCGCCGAACTCCCCGGTGTGACCTCCTTCGACGTCTCGATCGTCCTGGAGGCCCTGCGCCGCCACTGGCTGGACCGCGCGTCGGGGCGCCTGGCCGCCGCCGCGGACGCGACGGACGCCCCGACGAGCGGGCTTCCTTGA
- a CDS encoding glucose-6-phosphate dehydrogenase, which translates to MIRRLAVFGATGDLTARFLLPALAALEAAGQLGGPLQLTGAGREDWSSEKYREWIAAQFDRHGAHLPAEAREAVQASARYLRADVTDPADVAAAIAGDGPVAVYLALPPALFPPVITALHEAGLPAGSRVVLEKPFGEDLASAQELNRLLAELVPEQAVFRVDHFLAMTTVQNVLGSRLANRVLEPIWNSTHIAEVEIVWDETLALEGRAGYYDHVGALKDMIQNHLLQLLCLVAMEPPITLGERDLRDRKVDVLRSVRLLTEYDVVHRTRRARYLPGRIGGRDIPAYVDEEGVSPERRTETFAEVELELDSWRWAGTTFRLRSGKALGADRKEVAVRFRSVPHLPFGHSGEALPNVLRFNLEPEGLTLDVTGIGAHAHELTPLSLTAQMGPPGLPAYGRLLLDVLTGDPVLSIRGDEAEEAWRVVEPVLSAWDKDLVPLEEYPAGSAGPPPRERYGDGPQRREDLLHEPAAPPVS; encoded by the coding sequence GTGATCCGCCGGCTCGCCGTCTTCGGCGCCACGGGGGACCTGACCGCGCGCTTCCTGCTGCCGGCGCTGGCCGCGCTCGAGGCGGCGGGGCAGCTCGGCGGCCCGCTGCAACTGACCGGCGCCGGCAGGGAGGACTGGAGTAGCGAGAAGTACCGGGAGTGGATCGCCGCCCAGTTCGACCGGCACGGCGCGCACCTTCCGGCCGAGGCCAGGGAAGCGGTCCAGGCGTCGGCCCGCTATCTGCGGGCCGATGTCACCGACCCCGCCGACGTCGCCGCGGCCATCGCCGGCGACGGACCCGTGGCCGTCTACCTCGCCCTTCCCCCGGCGCTGTTCCCGCCCGTGATCACCGCGCTGCACGAGGCGGGACTGCCGGCCGGCAGCCGGGTCGTGCTGGAGAAGCCGTTCGGCGAGGACCTGGCGAGCGCGCAGGAGCTGAACCGGCTGCTCGCCGAACTGGTGCCGGAGCAGGCGGTGTTCCGGGTCGACCACTTCCTGGCCATGACGACCGTCCAGAACGTGCTCGGCAGCCGTCTGGCCAACCGGGTCCTTGAGCCCATCTGGAACAGCACCCACATCGCCGAGGTGGAGATCGTCTGGGACGAGACCCTCGCCCTGGAGGGCAGGGCCGGCTACTACGACCATGTCGGGGCGCTCAAGGACATGATCCAGAACCATCTGCTGCAGTTGCTCTGCCTGGTGGCCATGGAACCGCCGATCACCCTGGGCGAGCGGGACCTGCGCGACCGGAAGGTCGACGTACTGCGGTCGGTGCGGCTGCTGACCGAGTACGACGTGGTGCACCGCACCCGCCGCGCGCGCTATCTGCCCGGCAGGATCGGCGGCCGCGACATTCCCGCGTACGTCGACGAGGAAGGCGTGAGCCCTGAGCGCCGTACCGAGACGTTCGCCGAGGTGGAGCTGGAACTGGACAGCTGGCGCTGGGCCGGAACCACGTTCCGGCTCCGCAGCGGCAAGGCACTCGGGGCGGACCGCAAGGAGGTGGCGGTGCGCTTCCGTTCGGTGCCGCACCTGCCCTTCGGCCACAGCGGCGAGGCCCTGCCCAACGTGCTCCGCTTCAACCTGGAGCCGGAAGGACTGACCCTCGACGTGACGGGCATCGGAGCCCACGCCCACGAACTCACCCCGCTCTCGCTGACCGCACAGATGGGACCGCCCGGCCTGCCCGCCTACGGCCGACTCCTGCTGGACGTCCTGACGGGGGACCCCGTCCTGTCGATCCGCGGCGACGAGGCCGAGGAGGCGTGGCGGGTCGTCGAGCCCGTACTGTCGGCCTGGGACAAGGACCTTGTTCCGCTGGAGGAGTACCCGGCCGGCTCGGCGGGGCCGCCGCCACGCGAGCGGTACGGGGACGGCCCGCAGCGGAGAGAGGACCTGCTCCACGAGCCGGCGGCCCCGCCGGTCTCGTGA
- a CDS encoding TIGR03936 family radical SAM-associated protein yields the protein MQRIRLRYTKRGRLRFTSHRDFQRAFERALRRAEVPMAYSAGFTPHPKVSYANAAPTGTGSEAEYLEIALTEARDPEKLRVLLDESLPPGLDVVDAVEARTSGLADRLTASVWELRLDGVDPADAERAVAAFNAAGTVEVQRMTKNGVRTFDARSAVVDLVSTDGTQTHSTAADRPTDQPCAILRLVVRHVTPAVRPDDVLSGLRAVADLAPPVPAAVTRLAQGLFDEETGTVTDPLAPDREAATAPTEAETAAAATAPA from the coding sequence GTGCAGCGCATCCGACTGCGCTACACCAAGCGCGGCCGCCTCCGGTTCACCAGCCACCGTGACTTCCAGCGCGCCTTCGAGCGTGCGCTGCGCCGTGCCGAGGTGCCGATGGCGTACTCGGCGGGGTTCACGCCGCATCCGAAGGTGTCGTACGCCAATGCCGCACCCACCGGCACGGGCAGTGAGGCGGAGTACCTGGAGATCGCGCTCACCGAAGCGCGCGATCCGGAGAAGCTGAGAGTGCTCCTCGACGAATCGCTGCCCCCCGGGCTCGACGTCGTCGACGCCGTCGAGGCCCGGACCTCCGGGCTCGCCGACCGTCTCACGGCGTCCGTCTGGGAGCTGCGGCTCGACGGTGTGGACCCGGCCGACGCCGAGCGCGCGGTCGCCGCGTTCAACGCCGCCGGGACCGTCGAGGTCCAGCGCATGACCAAGAACGGCGTGCGCACCTTCGACGCCCGCTCCGCGGTCGTGGACCTTGTCAGCACCGACGGAACACAAACGCACAGTACGGCGGCTGATAGGCCGACCGACCAGCCCTGTGCGATACTGCGGCTGGTTGTTCGGCACGTGACGCCTGCCGTACGACCCGACGACGTCCTGTCCGGTCTCCGCGCCGTGGCCGACCTGGCGCCGCCGGTCCCCGCAGCGGTGACCAGGCTGGCGCAGGGGCTGTTCGATGAAGAGACCGGCACGGTGACCGACCCGCTCGCGCCCGACCGCGAGGCAGCGACGGCCCCAACCGAGGCCGAGACCGCTGCCGCCGCGACGGCGCCCGCGTAG